CAAGGGGAACATGGATCTCGCCGCGCTGGAGCGGGTGCTGGGCGACAACCCGGGCCGAGTGCCACTGGTGATGATGACCGTGACGAACAACTCGGGGGGCGGCCAGCCGGTGTCGCTGGAGAATCTTCGCGGCGCGCGGGCGATCTGCCGGAAGCACGGCGTGCCGTTCTTTCTCGACGCCTGCCGCTTTGCGGAGAACTCGTGGTTCATCAAGCAGCGTGAGGACGAGTTCCGCGACCGGCGGCCGCTCGAGATCGCACAGATGATGTTCGCCGAGGTCGACGGCGCCACGATGAGCGCCAAGAAGGACGGGATGGCGAATATCGGCGGCTTCCTCGCGATGAACGACGATGATCTCGCCCGGCGCTGCCGCGACAACCTGATCCTCACCGAGGGATTCGTGACGTACGGCGGACTCGCCGGGTATGACCTCGAAGCGATCGCCATCGGCCTCGAAGAGGCGCTCGACGAGGACTACCTCCGCTACCGGATCCGGTCGGTCGCGTATCTCGCCGACCGGCTGCAGAGCGCCGGTGTTCCGCTGGTCCTCCCGCCGGGCGGGCACGCGCTCTACATCGACGCGAAGGCGATGCTGCCGCAGATTCCGCCGATGCAGTACCCGGCGTGGGCACTGTCGTGCGCACTGTACCTGGTCGGCGGTGTGCGGTCGGTCGAAATCGGCACGATGATGTTC
This genomic interval from Gemmatimonadales bacterium contains the following:
- a CDS encoding tryptophanase, translated to KGNMDLAALERVLGDNPGRVPLVMMTVTNNSGGGQPVSLENLRGARAICRKHGVPFFLDACRFAENSWFIKQREDEFRDRRPLEIAQMMFAEVDGATMSAKKDGMANIGGFLAMNDDDLARRCRDNLILTEGFVTYGGLAGYDLEAIAIGLEEALDEDYLRYRIRSVAYLADRLQSAGVPLVLPPGGHALYIDAKAMLPQIPPMQYPAWALSCALYLVGGVRSVEIGTMMFGLAPDGREHAAPMELVRLAFPRRVYTQSHVDYLAEVLLYVFERRDRISGMTIVEQPPALRHFTAKLTPMGGEVFRDGP